In Deinococcus aquaedulcis, the genomic window GTTGGGCGGGCCTGAACGTGGCCGACGAGCCGCCTCTAGGCCGGCGGGCAGGCCCGCCCCGCCCCTGGTCCGCCCTGCGGCCAGGGGCTTTGATGCGGTGCGGCCTCTGGCCGCGCTGCGTTCTTCGGCCCGCCCCTCAGGGCCGAACTCCGGCCCCTGGGCCGGTACGGGCCGCGCAGCGTTGCTGTTCTGCGGATGTGTTGCGCCCAGCACCGTCATGCCCTGCACGAGCTGGCTTCCAGACGGGTTCAGGGACGGGAATGTGAAAAGGCCCCCTGCGGCGTGACGTGAGGAACGCCGCTGCCTTGGGGGCTTGGTCCCCGCAGGGGATTCACATGGACGGCCAGCCCCACCGGGGCTTTCTTGAAATCATGGAATCATGAAACAAAGAAGAGGGGTCACCTCGCCCCCCGCCCTGTTGATGCCCTGATATCTGGTCACTCCTCCAGCCGCACCGGCGCTTCCCCGCCGCGCTCGTCGAAGTTGACTGGAATGAAATCGAGGAACTTCAGCTCAAAGCGCCGCCGCCCCTCCCCCACCCAGTACCCGTGCAGGTGGGGCTGGCGCAGGTGCGGCGCCACCGTGCGCCCCGTGGGTTCGCCGGCTTCGCCGGACGGCCGCCCTGCCCCCGCCCGGTACGCCCGCAACTGGTTTCCCGTGTCCACCCCGGCCTCCCAGACGGGCGTGTGCCCGGGTTCCACCAGCTCCTCCTTTCCACCCTTGCCCCGCCGTGGTGTCACGGGTTGCGGCTGCCCCGGGCCCAGCAGCTGGGTCTTGGGCGAGCCCAGGTACGCCACACACAGCAAGGCCAAGCCCAGGTCCGCCGTCACGCGCGCCGCCTCGGCCGCCGTGAAGTTGGTGCTTCCGGTTTCGGTCATGGCCAGCAGCGCCGTTTCAATCTCGGCCCCCAGCGGCAGGGCCACCGGCGCCAACACATGGTCTCCATACGCCCGCGCCTCGATTAGGAGAATCAGCCAGGGTTGCCCCTCGATGTCGTCGATGGCGGCGAAGAAGCCCGTTTGCGAGGGGTGGCTGAGGCCCCCAGGCACCGGCACGTACACCGCGTGGCCCCGCAGGCCCGGCAGCTCGTGAGGCAATCGGGTCAGGGGCCGGCTGCGGCGCAGGCTGGCCAGCACGTCCTCGTCAATCCGGACCACGTGCTTGGCATAGCGCCAGGCGTTGATGACCGTGACCTCGGTGGCGGCCAGCAGCGCCGCCTGCTCGTCCAGGCCGTCCAGGGTGTGCAGCAGCGCGGCGGTCAGCGGCGTGGGGACAAAGGTGCGGGGGTCCCAGGTGTGCCGCTCCTTGAGGTACAGCCGGGGAAGCCGCGCCGTGGTCTGCGGGGCCAGGGTGCGCACCCGCTTCAGGTGCCGCTCGAGCCGGGCAAGCAGCGTAGGGGTGCCCTCGTGCTGTGGGGGCACCTCGGGCAAGGGCGGCACATGGGTGAGCGCGCAGAGCACCTGCGCCAGGGCCTGTCCCGCGCGGTCCGGGGCGCCGGCGGTCAAGGCCGCCAGCTGGCCCAACAGCGGGCCGCTCAGCACAAAGGGGAGCGGCCACTCGGCGCCCTGCCCCATCAGAACCGGGATGACCAGCCGCGAGGCGCCCAGGGGCAGCTGGAAGACCAGCGCGCCCTCATAGCTGGCCGGCCCGCCGAAGGTCTGCGGGGTGTCGAACTCCAGCCACAGCGGCGCCCCGGTCCACTCGTGCTCGCCCGCGCTGGCCCGGTCGCGGGCGTCCACCTGCACCGCCTGGGCCTGATGCAGGGCCAGACTGAAGGCGTCCTGCAGGGCCTGGGCGGGGTCAGGGGCGTGCTCGCCGGGCTGCCGGGCAGCGACCATCTCCACGGCCGCCAGGAGATCGGGGTAACTGGACCAGCTGTAGTGCAGGCCGCGCTCGTCTTCGACACGGTGGCGCTGGAGGGCAGAACTGGCAAACGGGGAGAACATGGGGCACCTCGCAGTGTAGGAGAGGGACACAGGTGCGCGGCTGGCGCCGCTGCAGCCCAGTGGGTCGCGTGGGAGCCACGGCTTACTCCCGTTTGCGCTGGCTCCGCTTTGGTTGTGGTTCCAGCGCCGCTTTGAGCGCCTGGGCGATGCCGAGAAAGGCGGCGCGCCGCACTTCGTCCAGATGCCGCTCCAGCTCTGGCCAGCGCTCCAGCACCTGGGCCATGATCGCCTGTTTCGTGGGCGCTTCCCGGCCGGCTGCCTGGGCCAGATGCTCCACCTGCCCATGCCGGTCAGGTCCAGGCAGCTGCGCGGCCGTGATGGGCAGCGGCGCCTGGCCCCAGATGGTGAGCGCCGCCTGCACCGCCTGACAGTACAGGTCCGCGTCCAGGTAATCCTCCAGTTCCGTGCCCTCGGCCAGGGTGTGCACCCGGGCTTCTGGAATGCCCCTGGCCAGGAGCTGCCGCCGGTAGGCCTGTCCAGGTTCATCCCCGTCAAACAGGTAGGCCACCCGCAGGGCAGCCTCCTCATAGGCCAGCGGGGTTTTCTTGGCGTGGGCGTAGCCCGGCAGGCACAGCACGTCGAGGGGTTCACCCAGCACCTCGGCCAACATCTTCGGCAGGACCACAAAGTCCGTCTCCCCTTCCACGACCAGCACTGCCCGCGCGGCCGTCGCGGTGGCGCTCGCCGCGCCCATCCGCACGTAGAGCCCCATGAGGCCCGTGGAGGCGTTGTGCCAGACATGGTTTTCGATGGTGGACGTGCCGATGGCCAGATCCGCTTTGACTTCCCGCACGGCACTGAGGTCCGCTGGCAAAGCAAAGGGCGAATGCGTCGTGTAGACGACCTGAATGCCCCCGGGCAGCCGTTCCAGGGCCTGAATCACGAGCCGCTGCGCATCCACGTGCAGGTGGGTGTCGGGTTCGTCCATGAGGAGCACCACGCCGTGGTCGTGCCGGTGATGCCGCTGCACGAAGGCCACCAGGGCCAAAAAGTGCTGGAGCCCCTGGCTGCGCAGGCTGATGTCCTGGTGTTCGGCGGTCGCACTCTCCACCAGATCCAGCGTGAGCAGGGTGCCTTCAAGGCGGAAGCGCACCTCGACAGCGCTGGTGGGCCACGCCTGTTTCAGGCGGCTGTTGATGCCGCGCTCTGCACCGGAGAGAACCGAAGACGCTTTCCGAGTCTCGCCCTTCTGGACCAATCGCCTGAGGGACAGCCCGTCTGCGCCGCCCCAGCTCATCAGCGCCACGAACTTGTGGAGCGCATCATTCTGCTCTGGCGTCTGATCGTTCAGCTCGATCTGCCTTGGCAACGCCTGCAGGCTGGGGTCAAAGAAGGCAATGTGGGGCCATTGAAACTTCACCACGCTGTGCACGGCAGCGCTGAGTTCTTCTTCCTGTGCGGCGAGTACAAACCGAAATTCCCCAAAGTCCTCCTTCATGGCGGCGAGCACGTCTGGTTCGGGACTGGCGAACACGTAAGCAGCTGCGCCGCCGTCCGCCAGTTGATTCAGCAGTTTTTCGCCCGCTTCACTGAGGGGCGCGTCTGCCTTGAGTTCTTCCAGAAGGCCATAAAATGGAAGCATCCCTGCCGCCTTCAAGACCAGCAACAAGGTGCCCCCTTCGTGTTTTTTGGGATTCAGAAGCGCCGTCAGGTGCTGGATGGCTTGGTCCCGGGCGGCCCGGCTGTACCTCGGCGTGGGGGACAAGGCGTAGGTCACCTTTCCATCCACGGCCTTCGTCACCTGGAGCGTGGTGGGCGGTTCGACCAGACACAGACCGTCGTATTCTTGGCGTTCGTCCTCGCTCAGAACGTAGTCCGCTTGCAACACCGGCTGGCGGCCGGTTCGCCGCTGGTTGAGATCGTCAGGCAGCCACCCCATGGTCATGAGCTGCGCGAGGGCCGAGAGGACACTGGACTTGCCTGCCTCGTTCAGGCCCGTCAGGGCGGTGATCTTGGGGCTGACCAGCAGTGAAACGGGGTGAAGGAAACGCTTGTACCCGTGCAGGCGGAGGCGGTGGAGTCGCATGGCAGAGAGGGTCAGTGTACCGGCTGGCGGTTTACACCGGCCGTTCTGACCGCAGGCCACGTCGCCGCGAAGCGCCTCACGGTGTGACGGGCGGCAGCAACTCGGGCCGGCCCTCCGCCAGGGCGTCCAGCAGGCTGCGCGCGCCGAAGAAGGTGACCTCCTGGGTGAACTGATGGGCCTCAATGAACGCCAGCGCCTCCAGCCAGGCTTGGTGCTCGGCCTCGGTGCTGCGCTGGTAGATGCGGTGCCAGCCGCTGTGGCCAGCTGAGAGCAGGCCGTCATTCGGTCCATGCACGTCGCGGCGGAACTTGAACCCCAGGGCGCTCAGCTGGTCCTTGATGTCAAAACTGTTCGCCCAGCAGATGATTTCGGCGCCGCCCTGCACCTCTCGAATCCAGAACTGCGGCCCCTTGGCCTTGAAGACCGCGCGCCGGCACTCGCTGCACTGGCCGTACCGCTCCAGATATTCGATGCGGCTGTGCCGGTCTTTGACCTTGCCGTACAGCTGTACGGTCTCCTGATGCCCGCAGGCGTAGGTGACGGGGTACTGCGCCATCAGCCGATATCCCCGTCGCCGCGTGGGTCAATGGCCTTGTCACGCCCGGCAAACCAGTCGCGGTAATCGTGAACCCAGGCCTTCTTGTCGCCGGCCCGCTGCCGGCGGGTCCGCTGGGCCAGGTCGCCCAGCATCATGTTGTAGTCGTCGCCGTAGCCCAGGCGGGGATGCACCAGGTACAGGCGGTCCTCGCGCCAGGGGCCGTCCAGGGTCCAGCGCTGGAGCTGCACCCACGCCAGCCAGAAGGTGACCTCGATCCAGATGCCGCCCTGCAGCCCGCGCGATTTGGCCAGCGCCTGCTGGGCTTTTTCATCCTCGCCCAGGGCGGCCAGCCAGTCGCGCGCCGTCCCGCGCCGCGCCGGATTCACCTGGGCCTCGTCGGCTTCCCGCTCCTGGGAGGTGCGCCCGTCCACGACCGCACGGCACTGCAAGAGGTTGCGGGCGTGGCCCAGAATCTCAAAGCTGGTGTGGCCTTCTCGCAGGTGGGTGCGCTGCGGCGCGCGCGCGGTCTCCAGGAACCGGGGCGTCGTGAGCAGCTTCAGGGCCCAGAACGATTCGTCGGTCACCGCCCGTTGGCCGATGAAAATGGCCCCCTGGGGCGCGCGGTGCTGCCAGACCAGGCGCTCAACCTCGAACTCGCTCAGCGCCTGGTACTCACGCCGCCAGCTGGGGGCGACACCCAGGCCGCTTTTGAGGTCGCGCGGGGTGATGATCGCGCTGCGGTCGGGAAAGACGGCCACCGGGTCGTCGCCGTGGGGCTGGCCCAGGTCGCGGGCCCCGAAGCGCTGCCACAGGTCGGCAAGCGCTTGATGGTGGGCGCTGGTCTGGACGGACTGCTCGGGGTTGGGCTGAGGCAGGGCCTGGAAGGCGGCCACGAACTGCTGGGCGAGGGTCTGGTGGGTCATGGCGGAACTCCTTCGCGGCTTTGCGCCGCTTTCGTGGAGGGCAGGGTGAGGAATCAGGGGTGGTTGGGGTCCAGCAGGGCCAGCAGGCCAGCCCTGAGGGGCGGCAGGCACCCCGGGGCCTAGTCGATCTCGTGGTCTTCCTGAACGTACAGGCCCAGTTCAGGGTCATAGCGCAGGCTGCTCAGCGGCACGTCGGGGCCGAACAGCGGGTCGACGTACCACACCACGTCGCCGCGCCGCTCGATGCGGGCTTCGCCGGCGGCCACGGCCGCTTCCACCACCTCCTGCACTTGGGGGCTGGCGTAGCTCACAGCGTCTCCCAGACCACATCTTCGCCGGGGCCCGGCACAAAGGCAGGGCCGCCGTCATGCCACAGCTCCCCATAATGGTCGCGCCAGGCGCCCTCGGTGCGGGTGAGGTACAGCCAGCGGCGCCCCTCGCCTTCGCCCACCTCTTCATGGCGGTGGTCGGCGTCAAGAACGCCTGCCCGCCATTCGGCGCCCACGCGGTAGACCGCCACGGCGTGGCCCTGCCCCCGCTGGCGGAAGGCATCGAGTTCCGCCAGCTCTCGGCTGGCGCGCTCGGCCGGCGAGAGGGCGTCCAGATACCCAGCCACGAAATTCGCGCGCACGTGGCGCAGGTCCCAGGCGTCGTGCAGGGCGCTCAGGGTGGCCGGGTCAGTGACGGCCGGGCCCAGGGTGTACGCGCGGACCTTCTCGCGCCAGCCGTTGCCGTCGTGAGAGTGGTCCCAGGGGCGGTCGTC contains:
- a CDS encoding AAA family ATPase; translation: MRPISSPRRSPSSARAACWTPWRRAGPSCCRPSHREALRGDVACGQNGRCKPPAGTLTLSAMRLHRLRLHGYKRFLHPVSLLVSPKITALTGLNEAGKSSVLSALAQLMTMGWLPDDLNQRRTGRQPVLQADYVLSEDERQEYDGLCLVEPPTTLQVTKAVDGKVTYALSPTPRYSRAARDQAIQHLTALLNPKKHEGGTLLLVLKAAGMLPFYGLLEELKADAPLSEAGEKLLNQLADGGAAAYVFASPEPDVLAAMKEDFGEFRFVLAAQEEELSAAVHSVVKFQWPHIAFFDPSLQALPRQIELNDQTPEQNDALHKFVALMSWGGADGLSLRRLVQKGETRKASSVLSGAERGINSRLKQAWPTSAVEVRFRLEGTLLTLDLVESATAEHQDISLRSQGLQHFLALVAFVQRHHRHDHGVVLLMDEPDTHLHVDAQRLVIQALERLPGGIQVVYTTHSPFALPADLSAVREVKADLAIGTSTIENHVWHNASTGLMGLYVRMGAASATATAARAVLVVEGETDFVVLPKMLAEVLGEPLDVLCLPGYAHAKKTPLAYEEAALRVAYLFDGDEPGQAYRRQLLARGIPEARVHTLAEGTELEDYLDADLYCQAVQAALTIWGQAPLPITAAQLPGPDRHGQVEHLAQAAGREAPTKQAIMAQVLERWPELERHLDEVRRAAFLGIAQALKAALEPQPKRSQRKRE